In the Grimontia kaedaensis genome, one interval contains:
- a CDS encoding DMT family transporter gives MAMKKLDVMELMLLAALWGGSFILIRYAVPDFGPFALILVRVGLGALFLVPLMHIKGQTPAFRDYWFHACVVGLFSSAFPFLLFAYAMVSVTGSFASIVNAGTPIWGAIIAYLWIGESLNRNRIFGLLLGVLGVVILVWGKLDYGDQGLGWPVIAVLGATLMYGISASYTKRFLTGVPPLVTATGSQVGSTVILLPLGIIFWPERPPDSAAWIAAAILGIASTGFAYILFFRLISRVGPTNTIAVTFLIPLFAAVWGFAFLGEVITPRMLAGGLTIFAGTALTTGIVSFGRREKRT, from the coding sequence ATGGCAATGAAGAAACTGGATGTCATGGAGTTGATGTTACTTGCCGCGTTATGGGGAGGCTCCTTCATTCTGATCCGCTACGCAGTGCCAGACTTTGGCCCGTTTGCGCTCATTCTCGTCAGGGTCGGGCTTGGCGCTTTATTTTTGGTCCCGTTGATGCATATAAAGGGACAAACACCCGCATTTCGCGACTACTGGTTTCATGCCTGTGTTGTTGGGCTTTTCAGTTCAGCGTTTCCGTTCCTTTTATTTGCCTATGCCATGGTCAGTGTGACCGGGAGTTTTGCGTCTATTGTGAATGCAGGCACGCCAATTTGGGGCGCCATTATTGCTTATCTCTGGATTGGTGAATCCCTCAATCGCAACCGAATTTTTGGTCTTTTACTTGGTGTATTGGGTGTTGTGATTCTGGTGTGGGGTAAGCTCGACTATGGAGATCAAGGTCTGGGGTGGCCGGTCATAGCGGTACTCGGCGCTACTTTGATGTATGGCATCTCTGCGAGTTATACAAAGCGATTCCTGACCGGTGTTCCGCCATTGGTGACTGCAACGGGAAGTCAGGTGGGGTCAACTGTCATTCTGTTGCCACTGGGTATTATCTTTTGGCCAGAGAGACCCCCGGATAGCGCGGCTTGGATTGCTGCTGCCATCCTGGGTATTGCGTCTACGGGTTTTGCTTACATCCTATTTTTTAGGCTGATTAGCAGGGTAGGGCCAACCAATACGATTGCGGTTACTTTCCTCATTCCGCTCTTTGCGGCGGTTTGGGGTTTTGCTTTCCTTGGGGAAGTCATCACACCGAGAATGTTGGCGGGGGGATTAACGATCTTTGCCGGAACAGCTCTGACGACGGGGATAGTGAGTTTCGGACGAAGGGAAAAGCGCACATAA
- a CDS encoding di-heme oxidoredictase family protein — MKYIPFAFAVIACSANASAIKSGGDTTTNKQGVNAFSQPATNLPMIERIDFSVGNSFFRNPWVSAPASTDARDGLGPLFNTNGCQNCHIKDGRGHLPKPGDDNAVSMLIRLSIPAMTDAQKKALIISGNIPDPVYGGQLQDFALPGEKPEGRIALRFEKHNETFKDGYSVELRKPVVTIEDLSYGDMHPQIEKSVRIAPPMIGLGLLESVTEQTMRGIAEAQVKESKGVSGRPNEVWDVLQEKTVVGRFGWKAGQPTLMQQNAAAFNGDLGLTTALFPAENCTTAQTLCERLPNGGSPEVTEKVLNFVEFYSQHLAVPMRRNLDDPKVQLGEKLFTDAGCESCHQSTLQTGERTDRPALSNQTIHPYTDLLLHDMGEGLADNHGEFIANGQEWRTAPLWGLGYTEEVNGHTEYLHDGRARNVMEAVLWHGGEAESSKQNVLGFDKTQREALIAFLNSL; from the coding sequence ATGAAATATATTCCTTTCGCTTTTGCTGTTATAGCCTGTTCTGCTAACGCCTCTGCTATCAAATCCGGTGGAGATACCACGACCAACAAGCAGGGTGTCAATGCCTTCTCACAACCTGCCACCAACCTTCCTATGATTGAGCGCATCGACTTCAGCGTCGGTAACAGCTTTTTCAGAAACCCTTGGGTAAGTGCGCCTGCTTCGACGGATGCAAGGGATGGACTGGGCCCACTTTTCAACACCAATGGTTGCCAGAACTGCCATATCAAAGATGGGCGCGGTCATCTACCTAAACCAGGCGATGACAACGCCGTATCTATGCTTATCCGTCTTAGTATTCCGGCAATGACAGATGCCCAGAAAAAAGCACTGATCATATCAGGTAACATTCCTGACCCGGTTTATGGAGGCCAACTCCAGGACTTCGCACTTCCGGGGGAGAAGCCGGAAGGCCGGATTGCCCTGCGTTTCGAGAAACACAATGAAACGTTCAAAGACGGATATTCGGTAGAGCTTCGAAAACCTGTCGTTACTATCGAAGATCTTAGTTACGGAGACATGCACCCTCAGATAGAGAAGTCTGTTCGTATCGCGCCACCTATGATTGGTCTTGGTTTGCTTGAGTCTGTCACTGAGCAAACGATGAGGGGTATTGCTGAAGCGCAAGTCAAAGAGAGCAAAGGCGTATCAGGGCGTCCAAATGAAGTGTGGGATGTTCTGCAGGAAAAAACCGTCGTTGGCCGATTTGGGTGGAAAGCTGGCCAGCCCACCTTGATGCAGCAAAATGCGGCGGCATTTAATGGCGATCTTGGCTTAACCACTGCTTTGTTCCCAGCGGAGAACTGCACTACAGCCCAAACACTCTGTGAACGACTGCCAAATGGCGGTAGCCCTGAAGTCACAGAAAAGGTGCTTAATTTCGTTGAGTTCTATTCCCAGCATCTGGCAGTACCTATGCGTCGAAACCTTGACGATCCTAAAGTGCAACTGGGGGAGAAGCTCTTCACAGATGCCGGCTGTGAAAGTTGCCATCAATCAACGCTGCAAACGGGAGAGCGCACTGATAGGCCAGCGCTGAGTAATCAAACCATTCATCCCTATACGGATTTGCTGCTTCATGACATGGGCGAAGGATTGGCAGACAACCATGGTGAATTCATTGCAAACGGACAGGAATGGCGAACCGCGCCATTGTGGGGTTTGGGCTATACCGAAGAAGTGAATGGACATACCGAATACCTGCATGATGGGCGAGCAAGAAACGTAATGGAAGCGGTTCTGTGGCATGGCGGAGAAGCCGAGAGCAGCAAACAAAATGTGTTGGGCTTTGATAAAACCCAGCGCGAAGCCCTGATTGCGTTCCTGAATTCGTTGTAG
- a CDS encoding GNAT family N-acetyltransferase, with amino-acid sequence MTIRAVQAEDLPAINDIYNHYVRETSITFDYEPWSIERRRAWLQKLAENEDYYHVLVKEDEHGQVIGFAYNSEFREKQAYKVSSEITIYLHPELRAKGLGSELMKALLEKMALSPISRAYSVITLPNPASIRLHEKFNFKKVGLLTDVGFKFNQYHSVAILEKVTEQ; translated from the coding sequence ATGACAATTCGAGCAGTACAGGCCGAAGATCTTCCGGCCATTAACGACATCTACAATCACTATGTCCGCGAAACGTCGATTACATTTGACTACGAGCCATGGTCGATTGAAAGACGCCGGGCTTGGCTTCAGAAACTGGCTGAAAATGAGGACTACTACCATGTCCTTGTTAAAGAGGATGAGCATGGCCAAGTGATTGGTTTTGCCTACAATAGCGAGTTTCGCGAAAAGCAGGCTTACAAAGTCAGTTCAGAAATTACTATTTATCTACACCCTGAACTTCGCGCGAAAGGGCTGGGGTCAGAGTTAATGAAGGCTTTACTCGAGAAAATGGCCTTATCTCCAATATCCCGCGCTTACTCTGTCATTACATTACCAAACCCAGCCTCTATTAGATTGCATGAAAAATTCAATTTCAAAAAAGTGGGCTTACTAACTGACGTTGGATTTAAATTTAACCAATATCATTCTGTTGCTATTTTGGAGAAAGTTACTGAGCAATAG
- a CDS encoding MarR family winged helix-turn-helix transcriptional regulator codes for MEKHEEVLVALRQIIRAIDLHSRKLNKEAGLTGPQLVLMRAIQELGEVTIRQLSNHTNMSQATATTILDRLANRNLIVRVRSNLDKRKVHAHLTPEGVKALEQAPKPLQESFISRFQSLEEWEQSLLISSVQRISSMMNADNIDAAPLLEVTPLTSAEPVRSE; via the coding sequence ATGGAGAAGCACGAAGAGGTTCTGGTTGCACTGCGACAAATCATCCGCGCTATCGATCTGCATTCTAGAAAACTAAACAAAGAAGCAGGTTTGACGGGGCCCCAATTGGTTCTGATGCGTGCAATCCAGGAACTGGGCGAAGTCACCATTCGTCAGCTTTCCAACCACACCAACATGAGTCAGGCTACAGCGACCACAATTCTTGATCGCCTAGCAAATCGTAACCTCATTGTGCGTGTGAGAAGTAATCTGGATAAACGTAAAGTTCATGCTCATTTAACACCTGAAGGTGTTAAAGCACTGGAGCAAGCACCAAAGCCTTTGCAGGAAAGCTTTATTTCCCGCTTCCAGTCTCTCGAAGAGTGGGAGCAGTCACTATTGATTTCTTCTGTTCAGCGCATCTCTTCAATGATGAACGCTGACAACATTGACGCGGCACCGCTATTGGAAGTGACACCTCTTACATCAGCAGAGCCTGTGCGTTCTGAGTGA
- a CDS encoding imelysin family protein codes for MKRSTLAIACSIWVLSSVLTTAMAATPDEVVNHYANLAHAVYSDAQQSAVKLDSAIEALIESPSQANLDAAKVAWVAARVPYQQSEVFRFGNAIVDDWEGQLNAWPLDEGLIDYVATDYQYELGNGGAVANIVSNTSIQVGSEKLNVTAITPELLASLNEVGGSEANVATGYHAIEFLLWGQDLNGTQSGAGERPYTDFAYGEECTNNNCDRRREYLKAASDLLIEDLTWMEKQWSANESGNYRETLLKEDTTNGLRKMLFGMGSLSLGELAGERMKVALEANSTEDEHDCFSDNTHNSHYYNEQGIYNVLTGSYQRIDGSELTGPSLLDMVKKNNDKAAAQIKADFDSARTAVYQLVESAEKDNVHFDQLIASDNADGNKLVNNAISALVQQTRSIETVAAELGISNLNPDSADHQF; via the coding sequence ATGAAGCGCTCCACTTTGGCTATTGCCTGCTCTATTTGGGTTCTTTCTTCTGTTTTAACCACTGCAATGGCGGCAACGCCGGACGAAGTCGTTAACCACTACGCAAATCTAGCTCATGCTGTTTACAGTGACGCGCAACAATCTGCGGTGAAATTGGATTCCGCGATTGAAGCCCTCATCGAATCTCCATCTCAAGCCAACCTTGATGCTGCGAAAGTGGCTTGGGTTGCCGCACGCGTACCATATCAACAATCTGAAGTATTCCGTTTTGGTAACGCTATTGTGGACGACTGGGAAGGTCAGCTTAATGCTTGGCCACTGGATGAAGGCCTGATTGACTATGTAGCAACGGATTACCAATACGAACTGGGTAATGGTGGTGCAGTAGCGAATATTGTTTCTAACACTAGCATTCAGGTGGGTAGCGAGAAGTTGAATGTCACCGCCATTACTCCTGAGCTATTGGCTTCTTTGAATGAAGTTGGTGGGTCTGAAGCGAACGTTGCTACAGGTTATCATGCTATTGAATTCTTGCTCTGGGGCCAGGATCTGAATGGCACTCAATCTGGCGCGGGTGAGCGTCCTTACACTGATTTCGCATACGGCGAGGAATGTACCAACAACAATTGTGACCGCCGACGTGAGTACCTGAAAGCCGCTTCTGATTTGCTCATCGAAGACTTAACTTGGATGGAAAAGCAATGGTCTGCGAACGAGTCAGGCAACTATCGCGAAACCCTTTTGAAAGAAGACACCACAAACGGTCTGCGCAAGATGCTGTTTGGCATGGGATCTCTTTCGCTCGGTGAGTTGGCTGGCGAGCGCATGAAAGTGGCGTTAGAGGCGAACTCGACGGAGGATGAGCATGACTGTTTTTCTGATAATACGCACAACTCCCACTACTATAACGAGCAAGGTATCTACAACGTGCTGACTGGCTCTTATCAGCGTATTGATGGTTCTGAACTGACTGGCCCATCACTTCTGGATATGGTGAAGAAGAATAATGATAAAGCGGCTGCACAAATCAAAGCAGATTTCGATTCTGCCCGCACTGCTGTATACCAACTCGTAGAATCTGCTGAGAAAGATAATGTGCATTTTGATCAGCTTATTGCGTCTGACAACGCTGATGGTAACAAACTGGTGAACAACGCCATTTCGGCACTGGTTCAACAAACCCGTAGCATTGAAACTGTCGCAGCGGAGTTAGGGATTTCCAACCTGAACCCTGATAGCGCTGATCATCAGTTCTGA
- a CDS encoding EAL domain-containing response regulator, whose amino-acid sequence MPVKRRILVVDDSDAILLMVRSLLADIGINDVITFNDPHAALEELHCSPTKYDIVLTDLNMPEIDGMGVIRELGKMHFGGGICIISDLDVRIIELAAEVARQQQVCLLGNIAKPINKDALQLILGRMDQFEERKFLKFKKMTKEELITCIVHHQVVPYYQPKLNPDNNRVDSLEVLARIQKPGEADAILPGRFIPTAIQYDLMDLLTIQLAEKTALDMEALSEIFGDKVKISLNLSAQQLADLEIPNRLETLFKARDIDKARVVLEITEEYALKSAEQMESLNRLRIRGYGLSLDDFGTGFTNLQQLRSLPFTEVKIDRTLISQIHHDQFSQVIVQSLSEITNKFNVDLVAEGIEHFEELEYLSTHYPGILLQGFLICRPRPIEALKRWYNSWLKGVGASISSERAGR is encoded by the coding sequence ATGCCAGTGAAAAGAAGGATTCTCGTCGTCGACGATTCTGACGCTATCTTATTGATGGTGAGATCTCTTTTAGCAGACATCGGCATCAATGATGTAATCACATTTAATGACCCTCACGCTGCGCTTGAGGAACTACATTGCTCACCCACCAAATACGATATCGTCCTTACCGACCTCAATATGCCAGAAATCGATGGAATGGGCGTGATCAGAGAGCTAGGAAAAATGCATTTTGGCGGCGGTATCTGCATCATTTCTGATCTCGACGTCAGGATCATTGAACTGGCCGCCGAGGTCGCTCGACAGCAGCAGGTGTGCTTGCTGGGAAATATTGCAAAGCCCATCAACAAAGACGCGTTGCAGCTCATTCTTGGCCGAATGGACCAGTTTGAAGAGCGAAAATTCCTCAAGTTCAAGAAAATGACCAAAGAGGAGCTCATCACTTGCATCGTCCACCATCAAGTTGTGCCCTATTACCAGCCCAAACTAAACCCAGACAACAACCGTGTTGACAGTCTTGAGGTGCTTGCACGTATCCAAAAGCCCGGTGAGGCTGACGCCATTCTCCCCGGTCGATTCATTCCTACTGCCATTCAATACGATTTGATGGACCTTTTGACCATACAATTAGCTGAAAAAACCGCCCTGGATATGGAAGCGCTCTCGGAGATCTTTGGTGACAAAGTCAAAATCAGCCTCAACCTTTCTGCGCAACAGTTGGCAGATTTGGAAATACCTAATCGACTGGAAACGCTTTTCAAAGCACGTGATATCGATAAAGCCCGTGTCGTACTGGAAATAACCGAAGAGTATGCACTGAAATCTGCCGAACAGATGGAATCCTTAAACCGACTGCGGATTCGGGGTTATGGTCTGTCACTGGATGACTTTGGTACTGGCTTTACCAATCTTCAGCAGCTTCGGAGCCTGCCCTTTACTGAAGTTAAAATTGACCGCACCTTGATCAGTCAAATTCATCATGACCAATTCAGTCAGGTGATTGTGCAATCGCTCTCGGAGATCACCAATAAATTCAACGTTGATTTGGTAGCCGAAGGTATCGAGCACTTTGAAGAATTGGAATATCTTTCTACACACTATCCCGGCATCTTATTGCAAGGCTTTTTAATTTGTCGACCAAGACCGATTGAAGCATTAAAACGTTGGTACAACAGTTGGCTGAAAGGCGTTGGCGCCAGCATTAGTTCAGAAAGAGCTGGTCGCTGA
- a CDS encoding methyl-accepting chemotaxis protein, giving the protein MNISTKIKAAFVTISVTAVITTAVLLTITAVNTSTLALEHQVENQLLSVREVKKAEVEDYFVNISKQLTNLANSTMTEDAMVQFAQSFSSVATETFPKPNQSETLRAYYQNEFGATYQQTNNKTTNATSNLNNIEMNGLLLQEAYIGLNRHPLGNKHLLDKANDGTVYSEVHEVYHNNYRTFLEAFGYYDIFLVDIAGNVVYSVFKELDYGTNLNSGPYRNSGLAEAFLGAKKLSKGEFSFVDFSPYYPSYDSPASFIGSPVVKDGKKVGVLIFQMPIDTINAIMTHREKWQEDGLGETGETFLVGTDGLIRSQARMLVENKADYLQRLRENGINTSIIDRIATTESSSGQQPVNSNYINLALQGESGFIAAENHLGSAVFAAYTPIDILGAQWALASEINMQEALSEVLLLKGTLYKTAAITGIMVVALAIILAWFIAGSISKPIIELSERITNIACNHDLTLRLNVKGKDEITQLSSSMNDMLKDFMSLIKGADATVKSLGEVSSNIKGNISSMRREVDDQALNSSQVATAATEMNASISEVASFANTASESSKNVVQSVRHSADVGKQLVNEISALSEKMNEATQSMKQLSAESHSIGSVLDVIQGIAEQTNLLALNAAIEAARAGEQGRGFAVVADEVRSLAIRTQTSTEEIRAKVESLQAETDMVVKGISGANQFVSSSVENCHRNNQMLAEIEEMMVDINDMNIQIATAATEQSSVTEEISMNVNNIARSSEHVSEKTVNTDGTAISINEQAKKLTEQIGIFKIA; this is encoded by the coding sequence ATGAATATTTCTACGAAGATAAAAGCGGCATTTGTCACTATTAGTGTCACAGCAGTCATCACGACGGCTGTGCTACTCACCATAACCGCAGTCAATACCTCTACACTGGCCCTTGAACATCAAGTGGAAAACCAACTACTCTCTGTCAGAGAGGTTAAGAAAGCAGAAGTTGAAGATTATTTTGTCAACATTAGCAAACAGTTAACTAACCTCGCAAACTCCACGATGACCGAAGACGCAATGGTTCAGTTTGCACAAAGTTTTAGCAGTGTAGCGACAGAAACCTTTCCCAAACCCAATCAGTCTGAAACACTCAGAGCATATTACCAAAATGAATTTGGGGCGACTTACCAACAAACCAACAACAAAACCACTAACGCGACATCCAATCTCAACAATATCGAGATGAATGGATTGCTCCTTCAAGAAGCATATATAGGCCTCAATCGACATCCTCTGGGTAACAAACACCTTTTAGATAAAGCTAACGATGGCACCGTTTATAGTGAGGTGCATGAGGTATACCACAACAATTACCGTACTTTCCTTGAAGCGTTTGGCTACTACGATATTTTCCTCGTTGATATTGCAGGCAACGTGGTTTATTCCGTATTCAAAGAATTGGATTACGGCACCAACCTAAATAGTGGGCCTTACAGAAATAGTGGGCTAGCTGAGGCCTTTTTAGGTGCAAAAAAACTATCTAAAGGTGAGTTTTCTTTTGTGGATTTTTCTCCTTATTATCCTTCTTACGATAGCCCAGCATCTTTCATCGGCTCACCCGTGGTAAAGGATGGAAAAAAAGTTGGTGTACTGATATTTCAGATGCCCATTGATACGATTAATGCGATCATGACCCATCGCGAAAAATGGCAAGAGGATGGACTTGGAGAAACTGGAGAAACGTTTCTTGTTGGCACTGATGGGTTGATTCGCTCACAGGCCAGGATGTTGGTAGAAAACAAAGCAGATTATTTACAACGTCTTCGAGAAAATGGCATAAATACATCCATCATTGATCGTATCGCAACAACCGAATCCTCCTCCGGCCAGCAACCCGTAAACTCAAACTATATCAATCTGGCTCTACAAGGGGAAAGCGGCTTCATCGCTGCTGAAAATCATCTGGGAAGTGCAGTCTTTGCCGCCTACACACCTATTGACATTCTAGGCGCTCAATGGGCTTTAGCATCAGAGATAAATATGCAGGAAGCCTTGTCAGAAGTGCTTTTGTTGAAAGGCACCCTTTATAAAACAGCGGCCATCACTGGTATTATGGTTGTAGCACTGGCAATCATTCTCGCATGGTTCATTGCCGGAAGTATCAGCAAACCTATCATAGAGCTTAGCGAGCGAATCACCAATATTGCATGTAATCATGATCTGACACTTCGCTTGAATGTCAAAGGAAAGGATGAAATCACGCAGCTCTCCTCTTCCATGAATGACATGCTAAAAGATTTTATGAGTCTCATTAAAGGCGCTGACGCAACGGTAAAATCACTGGGTGAAGTCTCTTCAAATATCAAAGGAAACATTAGTTCAATGCGACGAGAAGTGGACGATCAAGCATTAAACTCCAGTCAGGTTGCCACCGCAGCCACAGAAATGAATGCCTCTATTTCAGAAGTAGCCAGCTTTGCCAACACCGCCTCTGAATCTTCAAAGAATGTGGTGCAATCAGTACGTCATAGTGCAGATGTAGGCAAACAACTGGTTAATGAAATTTCGGCTCTTTCAGAAAAGATGAACGAAGCCACTCAATCTATGAAGCAACTCTCCGCAGAAAGTCATTCGATTGGTTCCGTACTTGATGTTATCCAGGGCATTGCTGAACAAACTAACCTACTCGCACTCAATGCTGCCATTGAAGCCGCGCGGGCCGGTGAGCAAGGTCGAGGCTTTGCAGTCGTCGCCGATGAGGTGCGTTCTCTCGCCATCCGGACACAAACATCTACGGAAGAGATAAGAGCCAAAGTTGAGTCACTTCAAGCTGAAACTGACATGGTGGTCAAAGGTATCAGCGGCGCCAACCAATTTGTCTCAAGCAGTGTAGAGAACTGTCACCGAAACAATCAAATGCTGGCAGAAATTGAAGAGATGATGGTCGACATTAATGACATGAACATCCAAATTGCGACTGCCGCAACTGAGCAATCTTCAGTCACAGAAGAGATCTCAATGAACGTGAACAATATTGCCCGTTCTTCTGAACATGTGTCTGAGAAAACAGTGAACACCGACGGCACAGCGATCAGCATCAACGAGCAGGCCAAGAAACTTACCGAGCAAATCGGTATCTTCAAGATCGCCTAG
- a CDS encoding aspartate/glutamate racemase family protein, translating into MKTIGLIGGMSWESTATYYRLLNQYTREALGGHHSAKILMSSVDFAEIEAQQRADAWDESAKQLAGEAIKLEAAGADFMLIGTNTMHKVASEVQDAIEIPLLHIADATAQKLKEDGIKHVGLLGTRFTMSQPFYKERLVSHGIQVTVPEDWHQDIVHEIIYQELVQGEVNTHSRKQYLSVIDTLKARGVEGIILGCTEIGLLIQQQHTPISLYDTIELHAEAAIKLALSTSKEAE; encoded by the coding sequence ATGAAAACTATTGGTTTAATTGGCGGAATGAGTTGGGAGTCGACGGCGACTTACTACAGGTTACTGAACCAATACACTCGGGAAGCTTTAGGTGGTCATCACTCCGCAAAAATCCTGATGAGCAGCGTCGATTTCGCCGAAATTGAAGCTCAACAACGCGCTGATGCTTGGGATGAATCTGCAAAACAATTAGCAGGAGAAGCAATCAAGCTGGAAGCCGCTGGTGCTGACTTCATGCTGATTGGTACCAACACCATGCACAAAGTGGCTTCTGAAGTTCAAGACGCGATCGAAATTCCTCTTCTGCATATCGCAGATGCAACCGCACAGAAGCTCAAAGAGGATGGCATCAAACATGTTGGTTTGCTGGGTACACGATTTACCATGTCACAACCATTTTATAAGGAACGACTGGTGTCCCATGGTATTCAAGTGACTGTTCCGGAAGATTGGCATCAGGATATTGTTCACGAAATCATTTACCAAGAACTGGTTCAGGGTGAGGTAAACACGCATTCCCGCAAACAATACCTTTCTGTTATCGATACGCTTAAAGCACGTGGTGTTGAAGGCATTATTTTGGGATGTACTGAAATAGGTTTGTTGATCCAGCAGCAACACACTCCTATTTCCCTCTATGACACCATAGAGTTGCACGCAGAAGCAGCTATAAAACTCGCACTCTCCACCAGCAAGGAAGCAGAATGA